The DNA window GGGATTTAAGAAGTGATAAATGTCTGGGTTGGGATGGGGTGCTTGGGAAGCAAGTGGAAGTGTATGGAGAAAGTCACAGAAAATAAAGTGAATGTGATTTGCTTTTACATTCAGGTGAAAATAATGAATGAGAGAAGTAGACATTTACATTGTTACTATCAGAGCAAGGGCAAGGGTAACATGGAAAATGGTATAATATTGTAAGTTGTTTCTTAATGAGGACTAggtaataaatggtgctggggtcCCAAGGAGAAACCTTCATAAGGATACTTTGGTGGGGCCCAGTAAGGAAAATGTCAGTCTCCTTGTTCTTAAtactcagggtttttttgttttgttttgttttgttttgtttccgaAACTAGTTTACAGACCTAGTGCTCATGTTGTCTTCTCATATGCAGGATGAGCGGTGGGCATACTCAGTGATGCTATGTACCTGCAGGTATATACAGTGGGCCCAGATTATGCCCATGCTGAAGCCAGAAAATCTCCAGCTCTCGATGGGAAGGTCGAACGAGACAGTGAAGGGAAAGAGATTCGATATCCAGTCATGCTGACTGCCATGGAAAAGCTGGTGGCCAGGAAAGTCTGTGTAGCATTTAAGGTAGTGAAAGGCCTTTGGGGGATGGTGCTGTGGAGTgagggaaagggacaggagcAGGGGTCTGGAAGAAAGAGTGGCTCTCTTGTTTTCATCTTGCTTCTTTCCACTGCAGCAAACAGTTTGTGGTTTTGACCTTCTTCGTGCCAATGGTCACTCCTTTGTGTGTGATGTCAATGGCTTCAGTTTTGTCAAGAATTCGATGAAATACTATGATGACTGTGCCAAGATCCTGGGGTAAGGACACAGTGGTCTGGACTGGGGAGAATGGgcttagagaagagagaaagctttttgccttattttaaatattataaaaaggattaaaaaatgaaaaaaggaaaataaaaaaagggctTCTTAGCCCTTTTGCCTTCCTAACACTGTACTCCCCAGTTACAACTGTTAGCAGTTTTACATATATGTCTTTTTCTACCATGTATAAACAAACTATTTATAGTACTAAATGTGATCATACTGTAATACTGttttaaaacttgattttaaagtaaatttaccatgtaatatttaaaaatgtatgaggaggggtacctgggtggctttgtccgTTAAatgtccagttcttgattttcgctcaggtcatgatctcaaggtttatgagatcaaggaccacattgggctccacactcacagcacagagcttgcttgggattctctgtctctccctctctctctctctttctctctctgcctctgtctgctcctcccctgttcattcgtGCACATGCgtgagttctttctctctctcaaaataaatacatgaatttttgaaaagttaaaaaaataaaaatgtatgaggAATAATGAACATAGTGAGTATTCATGTATTCACCATAAATCTTCATATATAAAAtctttctggggtacctgggtagctcagtgggttaagtgtccgacttcagctcaggtcatgatctcattcctAGAGTTCgcaccccgcatcaggctctgtactgacagctcagagcctggagcctgcttgggattctgtgtctccctctctctgcccctcccctgcttacactgtgtctctttctaaataaataaattaattaaacattagatataaaatctttctttgaggtttatttattttgagagagtgcaagcaggggaggggcaagaagagagggggacagaggatctgaagtgggctccggggcacctgggtggctcagtcggttaagcaactgacttcagctcaggtcatgatctcgcagtttgtgggttcgagccccgcgtcgggctctgtgctgacagctcagagcctggagcctgcttcggattctgtgtctccttctctctctgttcctcccctgctggttctctgtctctctctgcctctcaaagataaataaacattaaaaaaaatttttttgaagtgggccctgtgctgacagcagagagcctgatgtgaggctcgaactcatgaattgtgatatcatgacctaagcagaagtcagacacttaactgacagagccactcaggcttgaataaaatattaagaatactCCTTGCTAATTACATCCCTTCCCTTTCTACCCAGAGGTAACCACAATCCTTAATTTGGTGTTTGTCATTCCCatgcatttattaatattttaatacatctaTGGGGGCTTTTTTGGGGGGCATGTTTTTAgagtttatataatatattctacAACTTGCTAATTTCTGTGAGCTTTATTCATATGTGTAGTTgtggttcattcattttcatacatttcttcatgtttttccttCTAGGAACACCATCATGCGGGAGCTTGCTCCACAGTTCCAGATCCCATGGTCCATCCCCACAGAGGCTGAGGACATTCCCATTGTCCCTACCACATCTGGCACTATGTGAGCAAAAGTATAAAATCTGGAGTAACCTACTTAAGGCACCTGAATCAGACCAGTGGTTACTTTCTGACCCTATACCATATGACTAGTGGAGGCTGGGTATCTTCTAGGCAATTTCCTTAACCCTGCCTATATTCTTAATCTCAGTTTTTCCTCTGCTCTTTGACATGTCATGTAGGATGAAATGATGGGAGGTGGTGTGGGGTGGGTTGGAGGAAAGGCTCTAATGACATTCCCTATCTTAGGATGGAACTCCGTTGTGTCATTGCAATTATCCGTCATGGAGATCGTACTCCCAAGCAGAAAATGAAGATGGAGGTGACACATCCAAGGTAGGATGAATGTCCTGATTTAGACAAATAGTTTTTTGTGAGAGAGATGGGGATGGGGAAGTTCCCAAAGGCTTTGACTGTCTCACCCCATACTGAAGCTTTTCCTTACTTCTTcagatttttcagtctgtttgaAAAACATGGTGGCTACAAGACAGGGAAATTAAAACTGAAGCGGCCTGAGCAGCTACAGGTAAGGTGGTGAGTTGGGCTGGGAGGAGCGAGGTGGGTATGGGATTGGGGGCCTCAGTGAGAGACCAGGATGAAAGGGTAACTGCCCAGGACTTGGTCTCCTTCATGGATACCCTATTATTTCCTCCAGGAGGTGCTGGACATCACAAGGCTGTTACTGGCTGAACTGGAGAAAGAACCAGGTGGTGAGATCGAGGAGAAGACTGGGAAACTAGAGCAGCTGAAGTCTGTGCTGGAGATGTGAGAAAGGGGATAGGAGAGGGGAGCCAATGACAGTGAGAACTAGGTGCTGGGGTAGAAAGTAAACTGAGTTTATCCTGCAGGTATGGTCATTTCTCAGGCATCAACCGGAAGGTGCAGTTGACTTACTACCCTCATGGAGTAAAAGCTACTAATGAGGGGCAAGGTAAGATATAATACTCCCTTCCTATTACCACTCAAGTCTCTTATTCTTAAACCTTTAGATGACCTGAGGgtgctctgactcttgatttcagctcaagtcgtgatttcacggttcgtgggttcaagccccacatcaggctctgcactgacaatgtggagcctgcttgggattctctctctctctctctctctctctctctctctctgcacctctcctacTTGCgctcttgcctctctctctttctcaaaataaataaacttaaaaaaataaacaaaacccttgggatgagccctgggtgttatacgtaggagatgaatcactggattctacacctgaaaacattattgtactatatgctaactaacttggttgtaaattaaaatatagaaataaataataaaaaacaaaacctttagaTGACCTCTACCCCAGATCACCATTCTGGGCTCCTCAGAAGACCTGACATTTAGATGTCCCcactactttcctttttttttcttttcttttttttttttttaatgtttatttattttggtgggggggaggggcgggtagagagaggggacagaggatccaaagccggctctgtgctgacagcagacagcccaaagGAAAGGCTCTTGAACTCATAGatcttaagatcatgacctgagccgaagctggacatttaactgactgagccacccagctgccccccctCCCAGCTATTTTTCTTAGATCTAGACCTATTCACTTCCCCTTATTCCTGCAGATCCACAGCGGGAggccctgtccccttctctgttgCTGGTACTGAAGTGGGGTGGAGAACTGACTCCTGATGGCCGTGTTCAGGCTGAGGAGCTGGGACGAGCTTTTCGCTGCATGTACCCTGGAGGACAGGGTGAGTGAGTGTCTGGGGGGCAAATAACAGGGCTTGGATGAGATGATTAGAGAATAAATTGGGggaatgaagagacagaggcaaTGGGAAAGTTAAAGGGGGAAAGAAGCATTCTTTCTTCCATGTGGGTATGTATAGCAGTCCATTCTTGgtcctcccctttctcccccagGTGACTATGCTGGCTTCCCTGGTTGTGGGCTGCTTCGTCTCCATAGCACTTTCCGCCATGATCTCAAGATCTATGCCTCTGATGAGGGCCGTGTCCAGATGACTGCTGCTGCCTTTGCTAAGGTGCACACTATAGTTCTTTCACAGTCCCAGCTTCCATTAGATAGAGAAGCTAAGAGTTTGGAGAACTAGTTGGGAAATGTCAGGGTGTTTATGTGCTGACTCAGAGAAGTTTCTGCTTGTGTCTGACCCATTCTGTACCACTGAGAATGAGCTGAGAATAATTAAGTGGGCGTAGGCACCTTGACCTGTACTCCTCGCCTCTATACCAGCTCTCATTTGATCTCTGAGACCATTTAGGCTTAGGGGAAGTAGACTGGAAGGAAAACTAATAGATTTTGTGCTTCCCCTCCAGGGCCTTCTGGCTCTAGAAGGGGAGCTAACACCCATTTTGGTACAAATGGTGAAGAGTGCCAACATGAATGGGCTACTGGACAGCGATGGCGATTCCTTGAGCAGCTGCCAGCACCGGGTGAAGGCTCGACTGCACCATATTTTGCAACAGGATGCACCCTTTGGTCCTGAGGATTATGATCAGGTCAGGCTCTCCCTATTTTTGTGCCCAATGTACCGCCATCCCAGATTCCTAGAATTCTAACTAATGGTGATCAGTAATGGTACTTACTACATTGTAGACACTGCTTTCcatacattttctcattcaatCTTTACCCTTTGAGTTAAGTATGGGTCTATAATCTCTTActcataatttcaaaaataaaaaagatcaagcACCAAGATTCATTTGGTAGCAAAACCTGACATGATAAGACTATTTCTAATTcttggggctcctaggtggctcagtcagtttagcctccgactcttgatttcagctcaggtcataatctatgggttcaagccccgcatccagctccaCATGGACAGTGCaaattctgcttgggattctgtttgtctatctgtctgtctctctctttctctctctctctctctctctcctgcttgggattctgtttgtctatctgtctgtctctctctttctctctctctctctctctctctctgtccttcccctgcttgcactgtctctcaaaataaataaataaacttaaaaaaaaaagactattactaattcctatttattttgtttagtgtaAATAGTCATATATTGTGCTGCAGAAACATAAATGTGTTTAGTTATGCCCTCAGTCCTGCTAGAGGTATTATATAACATATGACTATGTGCTATATTAATTCTAAAGTCTGAAAAATTCTCAGTTCTAAAACAGTcagtcccaaagattttgaatgaaataatgtttcagttatttattgctACTTAAAAAACTACCCCAAAACTGAGTAACTTAAAACAATATCCATTTTATCTTACTCATAGTTCTAGGTTCACCTGGTCTTCCTTGGGGTCTCTCCTAAAACTGCCCAGATGTTGTCCATGTGTTGGGGCTGAAaccatctgaaggcttgactgggtcGCTAAGATAGCTGGGTTCTCTCCCACTTTATGCTCTACCTATAGTCTTAGAGCCTCTCCTCTCCATATGTTTTCTCCATGTGGTTTCTCTAGCATGGTAGCCAGACTTCTTAAATGGTAGCTTAGGACATCCCAAAAGCAGAAGCTTCCaagctcttttatatttttaaaaaatattttatttttaagtaacctctacacccaacatggggctcaaactcacaaccctgaggtcaagagccaaacactctactgactgagccatctaggtgcctcCTTccaagctcttttattttttattttcagttttttaatttagagagagagtgcactcaagcaggggagaggagcaaaagagagagagaatcttaagcagactccatgctcagtgcagagcctaacatggggcttgatcccatgaccctgagattatgacctgaaccaaaatcaagaatcgtatgctcaaccgaatgagctgcccaggcaccccccgaGCTCTTTTAAAGTATATGTCAAGACTTAATTAGTTAAATGTAactttgctttttggttttgttttattttattttattttattttggttaagCAGTCACAGGGCCAGTACACAGTGTAGATTGTAGGCAAGAAGAAGGTAACAAAGAGTTAATGACCATATTTAATCCACCATAGGAACTGTGGACTTGTACTacttttcccccattttaaaaatgagaaaacctaACCTCAGAAAAATTTAAGCAACCTTTCCAAGGTCACCTAATTAGTATTAACCTAAAGAGTCTAACCTGAGAGCCCGGACTGTTCACCACTATAGTGTACTGTCTCACGGTAGTAATCACAGTGGATGCCATTACCCAATGTTATCTTTTTTTGCTGTGTATCCAGACCTTGATTGACTGGGAATCATATGCCAGACAGTGATTTTGTACTATCCTCCCACTGATAGCTCCTCATTTCTgatggatttgttttttaaagaaagtatatttttatagaagCTGTAGAACcccttgaatcttttttttaagattttttttttttttgagttatctGTACACTCAGcatgggttcaaactcacaacctcaagatcaagagttgactgctctaccgactgagccagccaggtgccccccacttgAATCATTTTAAAGTGTGTAGTTCAGTGTATTAAGTATATTCAGTTAAGTCTATTCACAATATGGTGTAACCATTTCTGATGGGTTCTTCAATGAGCTAAGTAGCTGAGAACATTGTCTGGAGAATggcattttttgtatttttctctgagCAGGACTTAATAAGGACAGGACCTTGCTCTCTTATTTTCCAATCAGTGTCAAATTCAAAAGCTAaagcactttttctttctctcttgcttctttttgCTAGCAAAAATGGGACTTGTGAGGACCTAGGTTGAATATGTGTTTTCCACCCATAATCCTCTTTTCACTTCCCCATTCTTCATTGACTGTCACTGTCCTGAAAGCTTGAGCTGGAATCTAGTTCTGAGGCAAGACCTCTACTGTAGGTTCAAGCTAACATTTTGTTTAGAGGAATAAGATTTTGTTACCTCTGTTACCCACTCATGAAAACCTTGTGTAGGGATTGTGAGGGGTTGGTTTAATctttattcctcagtattttccatgtatattttagAACCCCCCAATAAAAGAACctaggtttattttatttcctctggatTCTAAGGCTTTTACCCTCAACCCTCCTTAGATGACTGTGTGTTTGAGCAATCCTCTCATCTTGGAACTGGTGGTctgccctgtagcccaggaattcTCATTAGAGTGAGCCTATAAACAGATCTTACTGGCAGACAGTTTCTGTAATAGGCTCACAGGATTCTgcacaatcagcacagagcctatctTGCTTTTCATCTCTCTGTTGCTCATAGCTCGCTCCCACTGGAAGCACTTCCCTCCTCAACTCCATGGCTATCATCCAGAATCCTGTAAAGGTCTGTGATCAGGTATTTGCCCTGATTGAAAACCTCACTCATCAGATCCGGGAAAGGATGCAGGACCCCAAGTCTGTAGGTGGGTATGAATAGTACTATCTTCCCTTCAAGGTTTCAGGTATGGATGGGTTACTCAGGCACTCCTGTGCCCTCTTCTAAGTGTCTGAAACAAGGCATCCTCATCTCTCTGATTCTACTGCAGATTTTTTAGGGTCTTTTGTTGAAGGTAAAATCTTTGGTTCTTTCTGACTGTCTGTCTTCCTTCCAGACCTGCAACTCTACCACAGTGAGACTCTAGAGCTCATGCTACAGCGTTGGAGCAAGCTGGAGCGTGACTTTCGACAGAAGAGTGGGCGCTATGATATCAGTAAGATCCCTGACATCTATGACTGTGTCAAGTATGATGTGCAGCACAACGGGAATCTGGGACTTCAAGGCACAGCAGAGTTACTACGTCTCTCTAAGGCACTGGCTGATGTGGTCATTCCCCAGGTGTGTCTCATAGCCTGGGGCactgggaaaggaaggggagaaaagcagaaaggagggATGGTGTGGGAACCAGGGAAAGAAAACTTAGAGAAAGAATTAGTTGAGTTGCTATATTTGTCAGGGTTCACTCTGGCTCTGAGTAAGTGCAAGAGGCTAACTGAGGAGACACCTGGAGAGGGGGAATGTGGTGGATATGAAAGAAACTCTAGACCTGAGGTGAAGACAAGCATCATCTTGGGCCTGGGAGTATGAGGCAAGAGGGAAACAAGATTCATCGACGTACTTATTCCTGGCCTGTGGCCCCTAGGAATACGGGATCAGTCGGGAGGAGAAACTGGAAATTGCTGTGGGCTTCTGTCTTCCACTGTTGCGGAAGATACTACTTGACCTGCAGAGAACCCACGAGGATGAGTCTGTCAACAAGCTGCATCCCCTGtgagggagggctgggaggggtgctggatggagggaggggcatATCAGGGAGCCCTGGGAGGAATCCAGGCTGGTACAGCTTGGGGAACCAAGAATAGAAGGGGTCCTGGGATAGAAAGGAAAGCAGTCTTTGAGTTGGGAGGAAAGAGTTTGTGGAAGGGTGGGAAGAAGATTATCTGACAGTGTGAATGACTTAGCTCTTATCTTAGGTACTCTCGAGGGGTGCTCTCCCCAGGTCGCCATGTTCGAACACGTCTCTATTTCACCAGTGAAAGCCATGTCCATTCCCTACTCAGTGTATTCCGTTATGGGGGACTTCTTGATGTAAGGATCCTCCTTCCTTCAACGTATGAACATTTATTCCAAGCATTCTTTTACTCTCCTCTTCCTGCTTTTTATTACAAGCCTTCTgtattctctttgtctccctgccccttccctgacttCCTAGTCCTTGGTCATTGACTTTCATCTTCTTTTGTTCGGTAGGAGACCCAGGATGCACAATGGCAGCGAGCTTTGGCTTATCTTAGTGCCATTTCAGAGCTCAACTATATGACCCAGATTGTCATCATGCTTTATGAGGACAACACACGGGTGAGGAGCATTagccaatgggggggggggggtaatgagggtgccctttctttctccttaattCTCATCTTAGAAACTTTCATATCCTTATAATTTGTAGAATTCAGCTAGGTGTGACACCCAAGGACAGCATGTCACAGAGCATCCAGGAGATTCCTTCTGGaacaaaaaaaagtgttttgggaTGGTGTTGAGCCAGAGAGCTATCAGACAACATAGCTCTGCATTAGGGAGGGTATAGAATTTGGGATGATGTTATGATGAGTCTTTTTCACTCAAACATTATTATACGTTTTTCATCTGGCTTCACAAAGGTATCTTTAACTGTGCTGCTGTATGTACTGTAGCAAAACTGAATTACTGTGAGAGAAGGATGGAAAGAGTTGTAGAACTGGAGGCTAGAAAGTTGTGTGGGGTGGTGGATCACAAATGGTAGAAGTGAAGTAATGAGGAATCTTTAACACTAGACTATAGTTAAGGGGAAGCTTACGATAGATCAGCCCCAAAGTGGAGTAAGATACTGGAACCTCATCCCTGGGAGGATATATCCTCTTGAGTTCTTCTCTGTTGTCCCTGCCTGGTCTTCCACCACCATATTCAGCTTTTCCAACTGCCCCTTCATCTGTTGATGCCCCATAGGATCCCTTATCAGAGGAGCGGTTCCATGTGGAGCTACACTTCAGCCCTGGAGTAAAAGGTGTTGAGGAAGAAGGCAACGCCCCAACTGGCTATGGATTCCGTCCAGCTTCTTCTGAGGTGGGTTGGAGTGCTGGGGTTTTAGATTAGAGGATTTAGGAACCAAGTGGTGGGAAACTTGAAAACAGTACAGGGAGGTAAGAGGGTTGGGGGTCTAGGATTAGAAGGCTGGAGGCCATTAACTCCTCTTGAATCTGTGCTTGTTGTTGGGTAGAATGAAGAGATGAAAGCAGACCAAGGCAGCATGGAGAACCTGTGCCCAGGGAAGGCATCGGATGAGCCAGACCGGGCATTGCAGACTTCACCTCAGCCCCCTGAGGGCCCTGGCCTCCCAAGGAGATCACCCCTCATTCGTAACCGAAAAGCCGGCTCCATGGAGGTAATAGGAGGGGCTTGGGAGAAAGAAGTGGTGGAATTGTTCATAGGACAATATCCATAAATCCTCTGAATCACTTTGGGGGGATTCTTGGCACCTTAAGCAGAGTCCTTCTGCCCCTGAtggatatgttttatttaatctccGTTTCATAGCTGGTCTCCCAATAAAGCTCCTTTAAGTTGGTTGCTACCTCTGAGATTAAGGAGATGTCAGTGAGAGGTGCCGAGAGATAGGATTTTAAGAGATGATAATGAGGAGGAGGCCTTTGGATGAATTTGAAAAGGCtgttctttaaaaggaaatatagtaGAAATAGCATGAACTCTGGGCTAAACTCCCAGGCTGATATCtagaagctgtgtgaccttggacaggtaaCTTCTCCAAGCCTCAAGTTTTTTTTTGTCTATGAAACACAAGCAATATCCACCatatagatgctcagtaaacagtagctataataataaaacaattgatACTAAAGGCCAGgctgtctccatctctttgtTCCCTTGGGTTAAAAACTATAGCTCAAACAGGAGCAATTATATAGCACTCTAATTTCATTCCTTTAGAGTTATCGGTATTCAttccagaaaggaaataaagtatgGAGGTCTCTCTGTGTTACCCTCTGTTCTGATGAGGAGATCTAGGGACCTGGGCCTGTGTCTGCCTCTAGGCCTGGTTCCAATTCTCTAGCCTAGAGGAAGTAACTGTTGTAAATATTACATTGTATCCAGCTAACTGTGCTGGGGTTTTTGTTCCTGGTTTTTTCCTGCAGAGTCTTTTCCTCTTGGGCCCAATGACACTCTTTTTGACCCCATGATTTATCCCTGTCTCAGTGACTCTGACTGTCCGATTTGGGTCCTGCTTTGACAGACAAATCTGTTCACCTGGCTTTGTACCAGCTCTCTGTCTTAAAGGAATTGATCTTTCATTTTAGGACTACTCAGAAGAATTTGCAACTAGCTTACATAGGTTCAGCCAGAGGTTTACGGTTCAGATTTTGGAGAAAGTTGGAAAGATAAACTGCACTCTGTTTTgggcttattttttcttcctgattattTTAAGATAGATTTGATGTTGTGACTACTCAGAGCTTCTTTAAGTGTGGTATGCATCATTTTCCCTTTGATGTATAAGTTAACTTAGTATCCATAATATACTAGTACCCTGCAGACTCATGTGACTAGATCAAATGGACAGAATGATGTATAATCTTCCATCAATAAAATGCTTTTCCACATCTGAATGTCTTCCCCATTCACATCGTCTGCCAGTCTCTCTGGCACTGTTGTGCTTAACCCCCACTTTTCTGGTTTAAGCAGTCGAGAGACATAGGCAAAGCAGAGCCCTCTGTGTATCATCTCTCAGACTTGAGGagttggcttttttctttcaggaCTATAGGGAAGCTTCCTGTTGTAATCACATTCCTTCCTTTTAGTTCCTAGTGTTACTTATACCATGGCTTATCCAGGATGATGGTAGCCCAAGATATGTTCCTCAGTTTTGCAAGAAAATTGTCTCTTTACTCCTTGGTCACACAgccttttaatattaatatttcctttccttattctATAGGTATAGGCATTGGTAGTTTTATCCTTATTGACTACAACGCTTCCCCCATCCCTTCTTCTGCTCTTGTCATCTCATATTTTTGGACAGTTTTAGAATATAGATCTGTGACCTTCATAGCAGCTGTGCCCTAGGTAATGATCCTCTCCAGGTCTATAACTAGCTCTGCCTCACTGGGGCTTTTGGGAGCCTGGGAGTTAAAGGAGCCGTGACCGGCTTTCCACCCGGTCTGATTGCAGGTCATGAACATGCAGTGCACGGGGAACCTGGACCTGATCCCCTTGCGGGGACGGCGCCGCAGGAGGTCAGGAGACCTCCCCCGGCCTTCCCCAGCCATCGGCCTACAGCCCCGGGCTGTGTCCACCACTCACCTGGCATCCTGCACACAGGTGTCCCTCCCTACTtcatcttcctttcctgcctctaTCTTTGCCTTTTGGGACCTAGGGACTCAGAACATTATCTGGGGGTTGGAGGGTGTGTATGTTGGGGTTTGTGTGATTAGGCCTTCGTAGCCTTTTTAGAAATCTGTTACACGTCTCCAGACATGGAGGGGAGGGCCTCTTGGTTCAGATAAGAAACTGAGTGTGGTTGCCATAACCACAGTTGTCCCATGGAAAGAAGAGAGGGTAGCCAGactttatttcttattgttgCTCAGCTATTGTGATTGGCTTTCTGAATCCCATGGAGGGATAGATAAGATTAAGGAATACTGCTCTGCTGAGAACTGAAAATAGTTGAATAATGATTTCTCAGATTTGGGATAGAAGGGCAATGGGGACAGGCATCTTGGAAATACAAGTGCCTTCTGGTATGGGATTCCCTGTACAGTTCCCTCTGCGAAGTACATTCTTCAttcccttttcattcttcttcccCCATAAAAATCTTTTGATTCTTCCAGACTTTCTGACATTGCTTGGCTTTATAGGGGCAGGAATTCTGGACCAGGGTTTTAGACTTCTTGGTTGAGGTGCCAAAATGGTAATACAGAGTCCTTTCTCTCCAGGTGCTTTCTGAGACTTCATCCTCGAGGCCTGGTGGCTACCGGCTCTTTTCATCTGCACGGCCACCAACGGAGATGAAGCAGAGTGGCCTAGGTATGGTCTTCCAGCATCTCACCTGTTGTTGTTGGGGAGGTGTGTCTGTCTGTTCCTCAGGGTTTTATTGTGGGAAACCTTAGTCATGGGTGTTGGGGTCATTTCAGTCTGTGGAATTGTCGGTGGGGCTAGGGAGGATGAATTGGGAGAAGCCAT is part of the Neofelis nebulosa isolate mNeoNeb1 chromosome 7, mNeoNeb1.pri, whole genome shotgun sequence genome and encodes:
- the PPIP5K1 gene encoding inositol hexakisphosphate and diphosphoinositol-pentakisphosphate kinase 1 isoform X5, translating into MWSLPASEGESATAHFFLGAGDEGLGTRGIGMRTEESDSELLEDEEDEVPPEPQIIVGICAMTKKSKSKPMTQILERLCRFDYLTVIILGEDVILNEPVENWPSCHCLISFHSKGFPLDKAVAYSKLRNPFLINDLAMQYYIQDRREVYRILQEEGIDLPRYAVLNRDPARPEECNLIEGEDQVEVNGAVFPKPFVEKPVSAEDHNVYIYYPSSAGGGSQRLFRKIGSRSSVYSPESSVRKTGSYIYEEFMPTDGTDVKVYTVGPDYAHAEARKSPALDGKVERDSEGKEIRYPVMLTAMEKLVARKVCVAFKQTVCGFDLLRANGHSFVCDVNGFSFVKNSMKYYDDCAKILGNTIMRELAPQFQIPWSIPTEAEDIPIVPTTSGTMMELRCVIAIIRHGDRTPKQKMKMEVTHPRFFSLFEKHGGYKTGKLKLKRPEQLQEVLDITRLLLAELEKEPGGEIEEKTGKLEQLKSVLEMYGHFSGINRKVQLTYYPHGVKATNEGQDPQREALSPSLLLVLKWGGELTPDGRVQAEELGRAFRCMYPGGQGDYAGFPGCGLLRLHSTFRHDLKIYASDEGRVQMTAAAFAKGLLALEGELTPILVQMVKSANMNGLLDSDGDSLSSCQHRVKARLHHILQQDAPFGPEDYDQLAPTGSTSLLNSMAIIQNPVKVCDQVFALIENLTHQIRERMQDPKSVDLQLYHSETLELMLQRWSKLERDFRQKSGRYDISKIPDIYDCVKYDVQHNGNLGLQGTAELLRLSKALADVVIPQEYGISREEKLEIAVGFCLPLLRKILLDLQRTHEDESVNKLHPLYSRGVLSPGRHVRTRLYFTSESHVHSLLSVFRYGGLLDETQDAQWQRALAYLSAISELNYMTQIVIMLYEDNTRDPLSEERFHVELHFSPGVKGVEEEGNAPTGYGFRPASSENEEMKADQGSMENLCPGKASDEPDRALQTSPQPPEGPGLPRRSPLIRNRKAGSMEVMNMQCTGNLDLIPLRGRRRRRSGDLPRPSPAIGLQPRAVSTTHLASCTQVLSETSSSRPGGYRLFSSARPPTEMKQSGLELLDDQHPVVRLLRSFSSDCPGGRPVSLDATLAHHLHQCSYHLRLFRNWLRSGQDDPECLYGFEGCSMVPTIYPLETLHNALSLRQVSEFLSTVCQRHTDAQAQASAALFDSMHSNQASDSPFSPPRTLHSPTLQLRQRSEKPPWYSSGPSSTVSSAGPSSPTAVDGNCHFGFSDQPSVSSHMIEEHQGLGMLPGNGEQEFPVEGMQEPIEPSQSSQEPPVETSQPCQEVSEEISQPCQEVPDISQPCQDIPEEFSQPCQEVPVISQPCQKDHDNVNQICQEVPQIHQPCQKASQLCQKISEEACHLCQENPEEVSRPCQEVSVEVGRLAHGFPVGVGGLVQEIGVEVGKPAQEIPEELSESCQFFVEVGRLIQEASAINLLSQDIPEVDKPSQEFPGEDDLQVQEVPEVNQQSWVFPEVTDQLPGEDIPQAQCQSSDPNPQSQSLACNQHSPLPPATCD